From a region of the Nonlabens sp. Hel1_33_55 genome:
- the gldF gene encoding gliding motility-associated ABC transporter permease subunit GldF, whose product MKAIYLKEIRGFFSSLSGYLVLCIFLLVSGLFVFVFDGEFNVLNYGFADLTPFFLLIPWLFMFLIPAVCMRSFTVERDLGTLEILLTRPISIRALIGGKFAAAFTITLLALIPTVIYVITIGILGQTAYNLDLGSTVGSYLGTLLLSLCYVSISILCSTITKNQIIAFLIGALSCFVMYFGFEGAAGYLATDNFVASLGMKYHYESMARGVIDTRDVVYFLSVAVFFFALSEISLKTSLDRNS is encoded by the coding sequence ATGAAAGCCATTTATCTAAAGGAAATACGCGGATTTTTCAGTAGCCTGAGTGGTTATCTGGTGCTTTGTATATTCTTGCTTGTAAGTGGTTTGTTTGTATTCGTTTTTGATGGTGAATTCAATGTGCTCAACTACGGTTTTGCAGATTTGACTCCGTTTTTTCTTTTGATTCCGTGGTTGTTCATGTTTTTGATTCCGGCGGTTTGTATGCGCAGTTTTACCGTGGAACGAGACTTGGGAACTTTGGAGATATTATTGACTCGACCTATCTCCATCCGCGCACTAATAGGTGGGAAATTTGCTGCGGCATTTACCATTACTCTATTGGCATTGATTCCTACCGTTATATATGTAATTACCATTGGTATATTGGGCCAGACGGCTTATAATCTTGATTTGGGCAGCACGGTTGGTAGTTATTTAGGGACATTATTGCTGTCGCTTTGTTATGTGAGTATCTCAATATTATGCTCTACCATTACTAAGAACCAAATCATTGCATTTCTCATTGGTGCATTGTCCTGCTTTGTGATGTATTTCGGTTTTGAAGGTGCAGCAGGCTACCTCGCGACAGATAATTTTGTGGCATCGCTAGGGATGAAATACCACTACGAAAGTATGGCTCGCGGCGTTATCGATACTCGTGACGTCGTGTATTTTTTGAGCGTAGCTGTTTTCTTTTTCGCTTTAAGCGAAATTTCACTCAAAACAAGCCTTGACAGGAATTCATGA
- the gldG gene encoding gliding motility-associated ABC transporter substrate-binding protein GldG, which yields MIKIVRNIALLIVALVAINYVSGKFHRRFDLTENNRYTIAPETKKLLDEAELPIFVDVFLDGELPAEFLKLKQETRQLLEELSALHPNLKYDFLDPIENLSQEESNQVVQQLAREGVQPAMANIIEKGKQTNVTIFPYAIIAYDGKRTAIPLLKSVARSTTEQRVNSSINQLEYQLADGLRKVSKPKDKTIAILRDSGELANLQIADFIRSLQAYYRIAPFGIEFVTSSDSVTPVKVLNELKKYDLVIEPKPTVAFSETKKYILDQYLMNGGKFLMAVDPIIMENDSLANPDQKAYALSRDLNLDDMLFRYGLRLNRGLIKDVQSGALALATGQGRNTQYEAFQWPYYPMASGDSTSNITRNVEEIKFEYTGSLDTLKSPSKKQILLSSSDQTAVVTLPSAISLSELDDDIEAQFYQSGSQPLAAIAQGEFTSAYKNRVKPFELSDHRDETRNASLFLAADGDIMKNQVDRGQPQDLGYDMRTGQYYGNKEFLMNVVNYMLDDDNLIALRNKEIEIPFLDIKRSYDNRFMWQAINIVLPLLLVLGFGGLFLWLRKRKYAV from the coding sequence ATGATCAAAATTGTTAGAAATATAGCCTTGTTAATTGTTGCACTTGTTGCGATTAATTACGTGTCCGGTAAATTTCATAGGCGTTTTGATCTGACCGAAAATAATCGGTATACCATCGCTCCAGAAACTAAAAAGCTATTGGATGAAGCAGAGCTTCCTATTTTTGTTGATGTATTTCTGGATGGTGAATTACCAGCAGAATTTCTCAAGCTTAAACAGGAAACCAGACAATTGCTGGAAGAGCTATCTGCACTGCATCCAAACCTGAAATATGATTTTCTTGATCCCATAGAGAATCTGAGCCAAGAGGAATCCAATCAAGTCGTTCAACAACTCGCTCGTGAAGGTGTCCAGCCTGCCATGGCTAATATAATTGAAAAAGGGAAACAAACTAATGTTACCATTTTCCCTTATGCAATCATTGCCTATGATGGCAAACGTACGGCTATTCCTTTGCTGAAATCTGTAGCTCGATCTACTACAGAGCAACGTGTGAATTCTTCCATCAATCAGTTAGAATACCAATTAGCAGATGGTTTGCGTAAAGTCTCTAAACCCAAAGACAAAACTATTGCCATCCTGCGCGACAGTGGAGAGTTGGCTAACCTTCAAATAGCTGATTTCATCAGGTCACTTCAGGCCTACTATCGTATTGCACCGTTTGGAATTGAGTTCGTTACTTCAAGCGATAGCGTTACACCTGTAAAAGTGCTGAACGAATTAAAGAAATACGATCTAGTTATAGAGCCTAAACCTACAGTAGCATTTTCTGAAACCAAAAAGTATATTCTAGATCAATACTTAATGAATGGTGGAAAATTCTTGATGGCAGTTGATCCCATCATTATGGAGAACGACAGTTTAGCCAATCCAGATCAAAAGGCCTATGCCCTTTCTCGAGATCTCAATCTTGACGATATGCTATTTAGATATGGTTTAAGATTAAACCGTGGATTAATTAAAGATGTACAGAGTGGTGCACTTGCGCTCGCTACTGGCCAAGGAAGAAATACCCAATACGAAGCTTTTCAATGGCCCTACTACCCTATGGCTAGTGGCGATAGCACCAGCAACATTACCCGAAACGTTGAAGAGATCAAGTTTGAATATACAGGTAGCTTAGATACATTAAAAAGCCCTAGCAAAAAACAAATATTACTTTCTTCAAGCGATCAAACAGCAGTAGTCACGCTACCATCGGCAATCTCACTATCAGAACTTGATGATGACATTGAAGCTCAATTCTATCAGTCAGGAAGTCAGCCGCTAGCGGCTATTGCTCAAGGTGAATTTACCAGCGCATACAAAAACCGCGTCAAACCTTTTGAGCTCAGTGATCACAGAGATGAAACGAGAAACGCGTCTCTATTTTTAGCCGCAGATGGTGATATAATGAAGAACCAAGTAGATCGTGGGCAACCGCAAGATTTGGGTTATGATATGCGCACCGGTCAATATTATGGTAATAAAGAATTTTTAATGAATGTGGTCAACTATATGTTGGATGATGACAACTTGATTGCATTGAGAAACAAGGAGATTGAAATTCCGTTTTTGGATATTAAACGTAGTTACGATAACAGGTTTATGTGGCAAGCTATCAATATCGTCCTGCCTTTACTGCTCGTTCTTGGATTTGGAGGTTTATTCCTTTGGTTGCGTAAGAGAAAATACGCTGTTTAA
- a CDS encoding PhnA domain-containing protein, translating into MSDLQKELEERSGNACELCGSKEALVVYEIPDSPSDVKDTSILTCSTCVTQLTDKDQVDVNHWRCLNDTMWSQIPAVQVVAYRMLYQLKSEGWPADLLDMMYLEDDVKEWAKAGIQTGNEIVHRDSNGHVLAKGDSVVLIKDLDVKGANFTAKRGTAVRNISVDHENENHIEGKVNGQHIVILTQYVKKS; encoded by the coding sequence ATGTCAGATTTACAAAAAGAACTGGAAGAACGCAGTGGTAACGCATGCGAACTTTGTGGTTCCAAGGAAGCATTAGTAGTATATGAAATTCCAGATTCTCCAAGTGATGTAAAAGACACGAGTATACTAACTTGTTCCACTTGCGTGACTCAACTAACTGACAAAGATCAAGTGGATGTCAATCACTGGCGTTGTTTGAACGACACTATGTGGAGTCAAATTCCAGCCGTTCAAGTGGTAGCCTACAGAATGCTATATCAATTAAAATCGGAAGGCTGGCCAGCTGACTTATTAGATATGATGTATCTAGAAGACGATGTGAAGGAATGGGCAAAAGCTGGTATTCAAACTGGTAATGAAATAGTACACCGAGATTCTAATGGTCATGTATTAGCTAAAGGCGACAGTGTTGTTTTGATCAAAGACTTAGATGTGAAAGGAGCCAACTTCACCGCTAAACGAGGCACAGCAGTACGCAATATTTCGGTGGATCACGAGAATGAAAATCACATTGAAGGAAAAGTCAATGGGCAGCACATTGTGATCTTGACGCAGTACGTGAAAAAGTCTTAA
- a CDS encoding flavohemoglobin expression-modulating QEGLA motif protein, with the protein MKVLKSTNEFQEVLEIDENIHRLVGNLELLAFINPLNIAQERKRFFKEKFKYNPQFKYRKVRFDTYKLHRLFFSQRLKDIDDKVIRDLYKDVVYTYSGMVQCIETISQPDNRFYFNSLRFYGTPTDKMVENAKFILHHKEDDNSTFAKADSELSTEQAIAFFEDYKKEYEFDFAIKTSNAMSAAAMVSNNDRALILKKNHLFSQHQLNVLAHHEIGVHLVTTFNAIEQQLKIFGNGFPNNVETQEGLAVFAEYMSGNLNVTRLRELAYRVIATDSLIKGNDFTETFNLIHNQYGLDREKAFNITLRVHRGGGFTKDALYLSGLQKIYNRYQSGEDMESLLMGKCSLEYLSSVKRLEEVGLAKPITHICKSYNSNNNKDQRVEWILQNLK; encoded by the coding sequence ATGAAAGTATTGAAGTCTACAAATGAGTTTCAGGAAGTGCTGGAGATTGATGAAAATATTCATAGGTTGGTCGGTAATTTGGAATTGTTGGCGTTTATTAATCCGCTGAATATTGCTCAGGAGCGTAAGCGATTTTTTAAGGAGAAGTTCAAGTACAATCCACAGTTCAAGTATCGCAAGGTTAGGTTTGACACCTATAAATTGCACCGCTTATTTTTTAGCCAGCGGCTCAAGGATATCGATGATAAGGTCATTCGCGATTTGTATAAGGATGTGGTCTATACCTACAGCGGCATGGTGCAATGCATCGAGACCATCAGCCAGCCAGACAATCGATTTTACTTCAACAGTCTCCGGTTTTACGGCACACCAACTGATAAGATGGTGGAAAATGCAAAGTTCATTTTGCACCATAAAGAGGATGACAATTCCACTTTCGCGAAAGCGGACTCTGAACTATCCACAGAACAAGCGATTGCATTTTTTGAGGATTACAAAAAAGAGTATGAGTTTGATTTTGCAATAAAAACCAGCAACGCCATGAGCGCCGCGGCAATGGTTTCCAATAATGATCGTGCACTCATTCTCAAAAAGAACCACCTGTTTTCACAGCACCAACTCAATGTACTGGCACACCACGAAATAGGAGTTCACCTTGTGACCACCTTTAATGCTATAGAACAACAGCTGAAGATTTTTGGCAATGGATTTCCTAATAATGTGGAAACTCAAGAAGGTCTTGCCGTTTTTGCTGAATACATGAGCGGTAATTTGAATGTTACCCGTTTAAGAGAATTAGCCTACCGTGTAATCGCTACCGACAGTTTGATCAAAGGAAATGATTTCACGGAAACCTTCAATCTTATTCATAATCAATACGGACTTGATCGAGAGAAAGCCTTTAATATTACATTGAGAGTACACCGTGGCGGTGGTTTTACTAAGGATGCTCTATATCTTTCTGGATTGCAAAAAATCTACAACCGTTATCAATCTGGCGAGGACATGGAATCATTGTTGATGGGTAAATGTTCCCTAGAGTACTTATCATCAGTTAAAAGATTAGAAGAAGTAGGATTAGCAAAACCTATTACCCATATATGTAAGTCCTATAATTCCAATAATAACAAAGACCAACGCGTAGAATGGATTTTACAAAATTTAAAATAA
- a CDS encoding N-formylglutamate amidohydrolase yields the protein MNKMSIRQILSKIEHEETFHAVADDYSFSIKIDDYVPYVCAAVHDGHHFDKRLWAKCLHTEYDRWYEEDPATGTMISMLPITIIAHDSRFEYDLNRDPKNAIYETAWGKNLWKSPLTEDEKNRALEKHENFYKVILQLIVKLEELFGTTIFYDLHSYNRKRWDRQIPVFNLGTSNVDQVKYKMDIEQWQEILGKIDLPIKEKVSCEVNDVFQGNGFFLKYVTANSQNTLVLATEISKVYCDEETGVIFPEVVHALKDKLKYYIQSHAYRYYDRHHTYDQ from the coding sequence ATGAATAAAATGTCCATACGTCAGATCTTGAGTAAGATCGAGCATGAAGAAACTTTCCATGCTGTTGCTGACGACTATTCGTTCTCTATCAAAATAGATGACTACGTTCCTTACGTATGCGCAGCTGTTCACGATGGACATCATTTTGACAAGCGATTATGGGCTAAGTGCCTCCATACGGAATATGATCGCTGGTATGAAGAAGATCCTGCTACAGGAACCATGATCTCTATGCTTCCTATCACCATCATTGCTCACGACAGTAGGTTTGAGTATGATTTAAACAGAGATCCCAAGAATGCTATATATGAAACAGCATGGGGAAAAAATCTCTGGAAATCGCCATTGACAGAAGACGAAAAAAATCGCGCCCTTGAAAAGCATGAAAATTTTTATAAAGTCATTCTTCAATTGATCGTGAAATTGGAAGAACTTTTTGGCACCACTATTTTCTACGATTTACATTCTTACAATCGCAAGCGATGGGATCGTCAGATTCCTGTGTTTAATTTGGGAACGTCAAACGTTGATCAGGTCAAGTACAAAATGGACATTGAACAATGGCAGGAAATATTAGGTAAAATTGATTTACCTATCAAGGAGAAAGTATCTTGTGAGGTCAATGACGTTTTTCAGGGAAATGGATTCTTCTTGAAATACGTAACCGCAAATTCTCAAAATACACTTGTTCTCGCGACAGAGATTTCTAAAGTTTATTGCGATGAAGAAACTGGCGTTATTTTTCCAGAAGTTGTTCATGCGTTAAAGGATAAGCTTAAGTATTATATTCAATCGCACGCTTATCGTTATTATGACCGTCATCACACCTACGATCAATAA
- the gshB gene encoding glutathione synthase, translating to MNVCFIMYPWDEVNPESDSTLVLIHECIKRGHTVAMATPANLTIRDSIAYAFSRVVRKMDKVPAQMKSFYKRAEFKEKMLPLAGFDVIMMRANPPLDPIALNFLDSVKEDVFIVNDIEGLREANNKLYTACFDDPDNTIIPRTHVSKNKEYLKSVIKENPRDRMIMKPLNGYGGSGVIMIEKSAMFNVNSLLDFYIDNKDGTTNYVILQDYIEGADQGDSRILLLKGKPIGAVRRVPGGDDHRSNISAGGTFEKHVLTKAEKLLCKKIGPKLVNDGLYFVGIDVINGMLVEVNVMSPGGIAQINKSSKTKVQEKIIDYFEEETSIRKKALDRTQKLKNTLLNE from the coding sequence ATGAATGTCTGCTTTATTATGTATCCATGGGATGAAGTCAATCCCGAGAGTGATTCCACTCTAGTCCTGATTCACGAGTGTATAAAACGTGGCCATACGGTGGCTATGGCAACGCCGGCAAATCTGACGATACGCGATAGTATTGCTTATGCATTCTCACGCGTGGTGCGCAAGATGGATAAGGTGCCAGCGCAGATGAAGTCCTTTTACAAGAGAGCAGAATTCAAGGAAAAAATGTTACCTCTTGCAGGTTTTGATGTGATCATGATGCGAGCAAACCCGCCGCTGGATCCCATTGCCTTAAACTTTTTGGATTCAGTTAAAGAAGATGTGTTTATCGTTAATGATATTGAAGGATTGCGAGAGGCAAACAACAAGCTTTATACAGCTTGTTTTGATGATCCAGATAATACCATCATTCCACGTACGCATGTTTCTAAAAACAAGGAATATCTTAAATCTGTGATCAAGGAAAATCCCAGAGATCGTATGATCATGAAGCCATTGAATGGCTATGGTGGTAGCGGTGTGATCATGATAGAAAAAAGCGCGATGTTCAATGTGAACTCGTTATTGGATTTCTACATTGATAATAAAGATGGAACTACCAACTATGTGATACTGCAAGACTATATTGAAGGTGCAGATCAAGGAGACAGTAGAATATTATTACTTAAAGGGAAGCCTATAGGAGCCGTGAGACGTGTGCCTGGCGGCGATGACCATAGATCAAATATTAGTGCTGGTGGTACTTTTGAAAAGCACGTACTAACCAAAGCAGAGAAATTACTCTGTAAAAAAATCGGCCCTAAATTGGTAAATGACGGTCTCTACTTTGTTGGGATTGATGTCATAAACGGCATGCTGGTTGAAGTCAACGTGATGTCACCTGGCGGTATCGCACAGATTAACAAATCTTCAAAAACAAAGGTTCAAGAGAAAATCATCGATTACTTTGAAGAGGAGACAAGCATCAGAAAAAAAGCATTAGACAGAACTCAGAAATTAAAGAATACCCTACTAAATGAATAA
- a CDS encoding dicarboxylate/amino acid:cation symporter yields MKKLALHWQILIGMVLGILFGFLMVQFYWGRGFVEDWINPFGTIFVNLLKLIAVPLILASLIKGISDLKDIAKFRKMGLRTIIIYILTTIIAITLGLVLVNTLNPGAGISQETIDNLSATYEGNSDIAGKLTTAAMQKDAGPLQALVDMVPENAVAAMANNSLMLQVIFFAIFLGISMLLIGEKAAEPLKNFFDSLNDVVLKMVDLIMLTAPFAVFALLANVVVSADDPDILLALLFYAGTVVLGLILMIGVYCLIFSLYVKKSPLWFLNKIAPAQLLAFSTSSSAATLPVTMERVEEHMGVEKEVASFVLPVGATINMDGTSLYQAVAAVFVCQALGIELALSAQLTIVLTALLASIGSAAVPGAGMVMLVIVLESINFPSELLPVALALIFAVDRPLDMLRTTVNVTGDATVASIVAKSLGKFGEPDVQDWDDHLDEVSS; encoded by the coding sequence ATGAAAAAATTAGCACTTCACTGGCAAATATTAATTGGAATGGTTCTGGGAATCCTTTTCGGATTTTTGATGGTACAATTCTACTGGGGTCGAGGCTTTGTAGAGGACTGGATCAACCCATTCGGGACGATATTTGTAAACCTATTGAAGCTGATTGCGGTACCGCTCATCCTTGCGTCATTGATCAAAGGTATCTCTGACCTTAAGGATATAGCCAAATTCCGCAAGATGGGACTCCGCACCATCATCATTTACATTCTTACCACGATTATCGCTATCACATTAGGATTAGTATTAGTAAATACGCTGAATCCTGGTGCTGGAATCTCACAAGAAACCATTGATAATTTGAGTGCGACTTATGAAGGAAACTCAGATATTGCTGGGAAGCTAACTACAGCTGCGATGCAAAAAGATGCAGGACCGTTACAGGCTTTAGTAGATATGGTTCCAGAAAATGCGGTCGCTGCGATGGCTAACAACAGCTTGATGCTTCAGGTTATTTTCTTTGCGATTTTCTTAGGGATTTCTATGCTATTGATAGGCGAGAAAGCAGCAGAGCCGTTAAAGAATTTCTTCGATTCACTAAATGATGTTGTTCTTAAGATGGTGGACCTCATCATGTTGACAGCTCCATTTGCTGTATTTGCCTTATTGGCAAATGTGGTTGTAAGTGCAGATGATCCAGATATATTACTAGCCTTGTTATTCTATGCGGGAACTGTAGTTCTAGGATTGATATTGATGATAGGAGTGTACTGTTTGATTTTTAGTTTGTACGTGAAAAAATCACCACTTTGGTTTCTCAATAAGATTGCACCAGCACAGCTACTGGCCTTTTCTACCAGTTCAAGTGCGGCAACATTACCAGTCACGATGGAGCGAGTGGAAGAACACATGGGAGTCGAGAAGGAGGTCGCCAGTTTTGTTCTACCTGTAGGAGCTACGATAAATATGGATGGAACCAGCTTATACCAAGCGGTTGCCGCCGTTTTTGTCTGTCAAGCTTTGGGAATTGAGTTGGCTTTGTCTGCGCAGTTGACCATCGTATTGACGGCATTATTGGCCTCCATTGGCTCTGCCGCGGTGCCAGGTGCTGGAATGGTGATGCTGGTTATTGTTTTGGAATCTATCAATTTCCCTAGCGAATTGTTACCTGTGGCACTAGCCCTAATTTTTGCCGTAGATCGACCGCTGGACATGCTGCGCACAACCGTTAACGTTACGGGTGATGCGACTGTGGCGTCTATCGTTGCTAAGTCCTTGGGTAAATTTGGTGAGCCAGATGTTCAAGATTGGGATGACCACCTGGACGAGGTTAGTTCCTAA
- the aroC gene encoding chorismate synthase, with protein MAGNTFGQAFRLTTFGESHGIAIGGIIDGCPAGIEIDFAAVQRDLDRRKPGQSKIVTQRKESDTVEFLSGIFEGKTTGTPIGFQIVNENQKSKDYSHIADSFRPSHADKTYTDKYGTRDYRGGGRSSARETACRVVAGAVAKQMLSALQFNAFTSSVGDLKMNKPYKELDFAEIENNAVRCADSAFAKACEEKIMEVRKAGDTIGGVVSCVIQNVPASLGEPVFDKLHADLGKAMLSINAVKGFEYGSGFAGSEMLGSEHNDLYNADGSTKTNHSGGIQGGISNGMDIYFNVAFKPVATIMQSQPTIDKEGNATEMQGKGRHDPCVVPRAVPIVEAMAALVIADHFLRNKTSRI; from the coding sequence ATGGCGGGAAATACTTTTGGTCAGGCGTTTAGACTGACCACCTTTGGAGAATCACACGGAATAGCAATTGGCGGAATCATAGACGGATGTCCTGCTGGAATCGAAATTGACTTTGCTGCCGTACAGCGAGATCTTGATAGGCGTAAACCTGGTCAAAGCAAGATCGTTACACAGCGTAAGGAATCTGATACCGTTGAGTTCTTATCAGGGATATTTGAGGGAAAAACTACGGGAACACCTATAGGGTTTCAGATTGTCAACGAGAACCAAAAATCAAAGGATTACTCACACATTGCAGACAGCTTCAGGCCTAGTCATGCAGATAAAACATACACGGACAAATACGGCACACGTGATTATCGTGGTGGTGGCCGCAGCAGCGCTCGAGAAACAGCTTGTAGGGTAGTGGCTGGAGCCGTTGCAAAGCAAATGCTATCTGCACTTCAATTCAATGCCTTTACCAGCAGCGTAGGAGATCTCAAAATGAACAAGCCCTATAAAGAGCTTGACTTTGCAGAAATAGAGAATAATGCAGTAAGATGTGCTGATTCTGCTTTCGCGAAAGCGTGTGAAGAAAAAATCATGGAAGTACGCAAGGCTGGCGATACCATTGGTGGTGTAGTGAGTTGCGTGATACAAAATGTTCCAGCCTCATTGGGCGAACCCGTATTTGATAAACTACATGCAGACCTTGGGAAAGCAATGCTCTCCATTAATGCTGTAAAGGGTTTTGAATATGGTAGCGGTTTTGCCGGTAGTGAAATGCTGGGTAGCGAGCACAACGATCTGTACAATGCAGATGGTAGTACAAAAACAAATCACAGCGGTGGCATCCAAGGCGGCATTTCCAACGGTATGGACATTTACTTCAATGTAGCATTCAAACCTGTCGCGACCATAATGCAGTCCCAACCAACTATAGATAAAGAAGGTAACGCGACCGAAATGCAAGGAAAAGGACGTCACGATCCATGTGTCGTTCCCAGAGCTGTTCCCATTGTGGAAGCCATGGCAGCACTCGTGATAGCAGATCATTTTTTGAGAAATAAAACATCAAGGATTTAA
- a CDS encoding energy transducer TonB — translation MRYIFLLLFALFNHWTIDAQSTAIDSKLIQRSKKAYGKLDFDKAERLCFKAMKKDSLENDVDVQILLSNIFFANKEFDKSRKLYYKILSDLDVNDERRTFLQSGIARSQSHIRNEVALKQPKIKFEEEIENGLVTLDSFEKISSLDQMVTYPGCENKSDQKATDSCLHYYIIDLITYNFDKAILKDLGLPEFLVLYLYFKVMPDGTLENVEVYSIHPLIELEGIRILRGMPILEPAIVNGQPIAVKEYLHVHL, via the coding sequence ATGAGATATATTTTTCTTCTATTATTTGCTCTATTTAATCATTGGACTATTGATGCCCAATCAACTGCAATTGATTCCAAATTGATTCAAAGGTCTAAAAAGGCCTATGGCAAACTTGATTTTGACAAAGCTGAACGTCTTTGCTTTAAAGCAATGAAGAAGGATAGCCTAGAGAATGACGTCGATGTGCAGATCTTACTCTCGAATATATTCTTTGCAAACAAGGAATTTGATAAATCAAGAAAGCTTTATTACAAGATACTGAGCGACCTTGATGTGAATGATGAGCGAAGAACATTTTTACAAAGTGGTATCGCTAGATCTCAAAGCCATATAAGAAATGAAGTAGCTCTTAAACAGCCTAAAATAAAGTTTGAAGAAGAAATAGAAAACGGTCTAGTAACGTTGGATAGTTTCGAAAAAATTTCAAGCCTGGATCAAATGGTCACCTATCCTGGCTGCGAGAATAAGTCAGATCAAAAAGCAACCGACAGTTGTTTACATTATTACATTATTGACTTAATTACTTATAACTTTGACAAGGCAATTTTAAAAGATTTAGGCTTACCGGAATTTCTCGTACTTTATTTGTATTTCAAAGTTATGCCAGATGGGACTTTAGAAAACGTAGAGGTCTATTCGATTCATCCACTTATCGAATTAGAAGGAATAAGAATATTACGAGGAATGCCTATACTGGAGCCTGCAATTGTTAATGGACAACCCATAGCAGTAAAGGAGTACCTACATGTTCATCTTTAA